Within Elizabethkingia sp. JS20170427COW, the genomic segment TCAGCTTACTTATCTGTAAACATTTAGCAAAATACTTTATGAAATACATTGGACTTTAATGACATTTAAAATAATCGAATGGTTCCAAACAATCCAAGCATTGATAAGTAGCTTTACATAAGGTAGAGCCAAACCTGCTCAACAACCGAGTATGTGTAGAATGGCATCTTGGGCAAATTTTCGGCTGAGTATCCTCTTGATTACGGCTAAGAGGAGGTGCTATTCCATATTTTTTTAATTTCTCCTTAGTAGCATCGTTCATCCAATCCGTAGTCCATGCGGGAGAAAGTACCTTAACTATCTCTGATTGCCAACCTTCATCTTTTAGTTTACGGGCAATTTCCTTTTCAACCATCCACATCGCAGGGCATGCAGAATAGGTCGGGGTAATCTCCACTCTACAATGGTGATCTCCGATTACTTCCACTCTCCTCACCATTCCTAACTCTATGATATTAATTACAGGGATTTCAGGATCGGGGATTTCCGCTAGCCAATCTAATAACTTTTGCATCTTGTTTTACTTTATCATTAGCTACCATTCGCAACCAGGATAGGCACGTTGTAAATACTGCAATTCACAGAGTATATATCCAAAATACTCGGTATGATTCCCCGTTCTAGAACCTTTTTGCATAAAGGCCTCTCGCCCTGGAAAGGTGAGTTTAAAATCTTCAAAATCTTGTTCTATTTTTTTTAAGAAATCTAAATACAAATCTTCCGTATCAGGAATTGCATATCTTTCTACCAAAAGAGGCTCTTCTTCCACTTTTGCAAATAAGCCTTGGCTAAACTCCCAAATATGAGCGATAGAATCTTCTAGTCTTCTTCTACTTTCCGCTGTACCTTGAGCAAAAATCTTCATCCATGATACCGAATGGGTGTAATGATATTTTACCTCTTTCAATGATTTTTGAGCTATTGCTGAAAGTTCTTCATCCAGACATTGGGTAAGCGCTTGATACAATAACTTTTGATATACCGAAAACACATATACCTTTAATATCGTTTGAGAATAATCTCCATTGGGCAATTCCACCCAATGAGCATTAAGATATTCAGGTTCATATCTTAAGTAAGCGAGCTGGTCTGCACTTTTATTCTGTTCATCTAATTTAGAAGCATATTCAAAAAAATAATTGGCCTGCCCTATCTGATCTAAGGCAATATTGGTAAGAGCAATATCCTCTTCCAGATAAGGACCTTTACCACACCATTCCGAAAGGCGATGCCCCATGAATAAGCTGTCGTCTGCTAATTTTAAAAGATATTTTTTCATATTCAATAGGATATTGGTAAGCTAGGTTTACATATTTTTTACATCATTGGGGATTTGGTAAAAAGTTGGGTGGCGGTATAATTTATCATCAGCAGGATCAAAAAAAGCCTCTTTATCCACCCCTTCTGAACTTACAATATATTGGCTAGGCACCACCCAAATAGAAGTACCTTCTTGCCTTCTGGTATAGACATCTCTAGCATTCTGAAGGGCCATCTCAGCTGTAGCAGCTTGTATAGTCCCCGCATGTTTATGGGAAAGTCCCGGTTTGGTTTGGATAAACACTTCCCATTGGGTTAAATTTTCCATATCCTTATTTTTTTTAAATCTTTTTATTTTTTTCCGAAAAAGCGATTGCAGCTTCCTTCACCCATGCATTTTCTTGCATTGCTTTTCTTTTTACTTCTACCCTTTGGCGATTACAAGGTCCATTTCCTTTTAAAACTTCATAAAACTCCTCCCAAGGGAGTTCTCCAAAATGATAGTGCCCTCTTTCTTCATTCCATTGAAGATGAGGATCGGGAATTTTCAAACCTAAATATTCCGCCTGAGGAACAGTAACATCTACAAATCTTTGTCTCAGACTATCGTTACTCTCCCTTTTCACTCTGTATTTCATGGAAAGTTGAGAGTTAGGAGAATGTTCATCATTAGGACCAAACATCATTAATGCTGGCCACCAAAACCTATCTAAAGCCTCTTGAGCCATCTTCTTTTGTTGTGTTGTTCCTCTGCACAAAGCCATTAATATTTCATAGCCTTGTCGTTGATGAAAAGATTCTTCTTTACAAATTCTTACCATCGCCCGAGAGTAAGGTCCATAGGAATTTCCCATTAACATTACTTGATTCATGATGGCAGCTCCATCTACCAACCAGCCTATAGCCCCTATGTCTGCCCATGATAGTGCTGGATAATTAAAAATACTGGAATATTTTGCTCTACCTTCTAACATATCTTGGTATAAAGAATCTCTATCAGCCTTCTGTTGGCCATCTGCTAGTGTTTCGGTTGCAGCATATAAATAAAGTCCATGTCCCGCTTCATCCTGAATCTTAGCCAACAATGTCATTTTCCTCCTCAATGTAGGAGCTCGGGTAATCCAATTGGCTTCTGGGAGCATCCCCACCACTTCCGAATGGGCATGTTGGGAAATTTGCCGAATTAATAATTTCCGGTAATCATCGGGCATAGCATCTTTAGGCTCTACCTTTATTTCCTCCTGAACGTATTGTATAAACTTTTCTAAATTCATGAACCATAGATTTTAATTTTACT encodes:
- the paaB gene encoding 1,2-phenylacetyl-CoA epoxidase subunit PaaB, whose translation is MENLTQWEVFIQTKPGLSHKHAGTIQAATAEMALQNARDVYTRRQEGTSIWVVPSQYIVSSEGVDKEAFFDPADDKLYRHPTFYQIPNDVKNM
- the paaC gene encoding 1,2-phenylacetyl-CoA epoxidase subunit PaaC, giving the protein MKKYLLKLADDSLFMGHRLSEWCGKGPYLEEDIALTNIALDQIGQANYFFEYASKLDEQNKSADQLAYLRYEPEYLNAHWVELPNGDYSQTILKVYVFSVYQKLLYQALTQCLDEELSAIAQKSLKEVKYHYTHSVSWMKIFAQGTAESRRRLEDSIAHIWEFSQGLFAKVEEEPLLVERYAIPDTEDLYLDFLKKIEQDFEDFKLTFPGREAFMQKGSRTGNHTEYFGYILCELQYLQRAYPGCEW
- the paaA gene encoding 1,2-phenylacetyl-CoA epoxidase subunit PaaA is translated as MNLEKFIQYVQEEIKVEPKDAMPDDYRKLLIRQISQHAHSEVVGMLPEANWITRAPTLRRKMTLLAKIQDEAGHGLYLYAATETLADGQQKADRDSLYQDMLEGRAKYSSIFNYPALSWADIGAIGWLVDGAAIMNQVMLMGNSYGPYSRAMVRICKEESFHQRQGYEILMALCRGTTQQKKMAQEALDRFWWPALMMFGPNDEHSPNSQLSMKYRVKRESNDSLRQRFVDVTVPQAEYLGLKIPDPHLQWNEERGHYHFGELPWEEFYEVLKGNGPCNRQRVEVKRKAMQENAWVKEAAIAFSEKNKKI
- the paaD gene encoding 1,2-phenylacetyl-CoA epoxidase subunit PaaD encodes the protein MQKLLDWLAEIPDPEIPVINIIELGMVRRVEVIGDHHCRVEITPTYSACPAMWMVEKEIARKLKDEGWQSEIVKVLSPAWTTDWMNDATKEKLKKYGIAPPLSRNQEDTQPKICPRCHSTHTRLLSRFGSTLCKATYQCLDCLEPFDYFKCH